From Amycolatopsis sp. YIM 10, the proteins below share one genomic window:
- a CDS encoding VOC family protein, translating into MTDFCWLDLKTHDVAGTAEFFSAALGWRFAVDEQDWRKATKIYLGDFALGGVSDLANPIYPAGTPPHVAFYLAVDDVDHRTAVALEQGAQLVAGPFDAGDQGRLSTLLDPAGAAVSFWEAGEFHGWPEPPGRLLLACPDPAAARDFYERVLGEVPPSAEFVHGDSVAWELALPVDDPGSGRVTSPEGIGFRLTSARSALP; encoded by the coding sequence GTGACCGACTTCTGCTGGCTCGACCTGAAAACCCACGACGTGGCCGGTACCGCCGAGTTCTTCTCGGCCGCGCTGGGCTGGCGGTTCGCCGTGGACGAGCAGGACTGGCGCAAGGCCACCAAGATCTACCTCGGCGACTTCGCCCTCGGCGGGGTGAGCGATCTGGCGAACCCGATCTATCCGGCGGGCACGCCACCGCACGTGGCCTTCTACCTCGCCGTCGACGACGTGGACCACCGCACGGCCGTCGCGCTCGAACAGGGCGCCCAGCTGGTGGCCGGGCCGTTCGACGCCGGCGACCAGGGCCGTCTGTCCACTTTGCTCGATCCGGCCGGTGCGGCCGTCTCGTTCTGGGAAGCCGGTGAGTTCCACGGCTGGCCGGAACCGCCGGGGCGGTTGCTGCTCGCCTGCCCGGATCCCGCCGCGGCGCGGGACTTCTACGAACGCGTGCTGGGCGAGGTGCCGCCGTCGGCCGAGTTCGTCCACGGTGATTCGGTCGCGTGGGAACTCGCGCTACCGGTCGACGACCCCGGTTCCGGCCGCGTGACCAGTCCGGAAGGAATCGGTTTCCGGCTCACCAGCGCGCGGAGTGCTCTTCCCTGA
- a CDS encoding hydroxymethylglutaryl-CoA lyase, which produces MGAREVGLPDRVTAAGLPDRVTIWEVGARDGLQNEQSVVPVEVKLEFLDRLADAGLSVLEATSFVHPKWVPQLADAEQLLAGLKRRDGVSYPVLVPNARGLDRALAAGVPSIAIFASATETFAKRNLNSSLDEQFGMFEPVVSRALAEGLEVRGYLSMCFGDPWEGAVPAEQVVAAGQRLLDMGCFQLSLGDTIGVATPGQVERVVGGFASPERLAVHFHDTYGQALSNTLAALRLGVSTVDSSAGGLGGCPYAESATGNLATEDLVWMLDGLGIEHGADLDALVRTSTWMAERLGRPSPSRVVKALAG; this is translated from the coding sequence TTGGGCGCACGCGAGGTCGGCCTGCCCGATCGGGTGACCGCGGCGGGGCTGCCGGACCGGGTGACCATCTGGGAGGTCGGCGCGCGCGACGGGCTGCAGAACGAGCAGTCCGTGGTGCCGGTCGAGGTGAAGCTGGAGTTCCTGGACCGGCTGGCCGACGCCGGGTTGTCCGTGCTGGAGGCGACCAGTTTCGTGCACCCGAAGTGGGTGCCGCAGCTGGCCGACGCCGAGCAGTTGCTGGCCGGGCTGAAGCGCCGCGACGGGGTGTCGTACCCGGTGCTGGTGCCGAACGCGCGCGGGCTGGACAGGGCGCTGGCCGCCGGGGTGCCGAGCATCGCGATCTTCGCCAGCGCCACCGAGACCTTCGCCAAGCGCAACCTGAACTCCAGCCTGGACGAGCAGTTCGGCATGTTCGAGCCGGTGGTCTCGCGCGCGCTGGCCGAAGGGCTCGAGGTCCGCGGTTACCTGTCGATGTGCTTCGGTGACCCGTGGGAGGGCGCGGTGCCCGCCGAGCAGGTGGTCGCGGCCGGGCAGCGGTTGCTGGACATGGGCTGCTTCCAGCTCTCCCTCGGCGACACCATCGGCGTGGCCACGCCCGGCCAGGTGGAGCGGGTGGTCGGCGGCTTCGCGTCGCCGGAGCGGCTGGCCGTGCACTTCCACGACACCTACGGCCAGGCGCTGTCGAACACGCTGGCCGCGCTGCGCCTCGGGGTGTCCACTGTGGACTCGTCGGCCGGCGGGCTCGGCGGCTGCCCGTACGCCGAGTCGGCCACCGGCAATCTCGCCACCGAGGACCTGGTCTGGATGCTGGACGGCCTCGGCATCGAGCACGGTGCCGACCTGGACGCGCTGGTGCGCACCAGTACGTGGATGGCGGAGCGGCTCGGCCGCCCCAGCCCCTCCCGGGTGGTCAAAGCCCTCGCCGGTTGA
- a CDS encoding GNAT family N-acetyltransferase, whose translation MTTWEIRREGELGRAEHAELATMLRAAYPDFPSAFSGELTWYGSRPEARVIGREGDRVIAHAGVLRRFVRVTEGGEPLEVLVGNVGLVAVHPEFRGRGIGRELGTRVTSLLGELAVPFGLLMCGEDSVGYYEALGWSRLPEVHVRYLDFEQRDPYRVIDEQCATTMVLPVRVPLRAWPTVDRLDWAGSQV comes from the coding sequence ATGACAACGTGGGAAATCAGGCGCGAAGGTGAGCTGGGGCGGGCGGAGCACGCCGAGCTCGCGACCATGCTCCGGGCGGCGTATCCCGATTTCCCGTCGGCGTTCTCCGGCGAGCTGACCTGGTACGGGTCACGGCCGGAGGCACGGGTGATCGGCCGCGAGGGTGATCGGGTGATCGCGCACGCGGGAGTGCTGCGGCGGTTCGTCCGGGTGACCGAGGGCGGTGAACCGCTGGAGGTGCTGGTCGGCAACGTCGGGCTGGTCGCGGTGCACCCCGAGTTCCGGGGCCGCGGCATCGGCCGTGAGCTGGGCACCCGGGTCACGTCGCTGCTCGGTGAGCTGGCCGTGCCGTTCGGGCTGCTGATGTGCGGCGAGGACTCGGTGGGTTACTACGAAGCGCTCGGCTGGTCGCGGCTGCCCGAGGTGCACGTGCGGTACCTCGACTTCGAGCAGCGCGATCCGTACCGGGTGATCGACGAGCAGTGCGCGACCACGATGGTGCTGCCGGTCCGGGTCCCACTACGGGCCTGGCCGACGGTGGACCGCCTGGACTGGGCGGGAAGCCAGGTCTAG
- a CDS encoding TNT domain-containing protein, with protein MGIELPGELAEVAAAVGLEWPQADEDALLEQAGAWREAERQLSALASEADVVASEALTALSGEAGELARRAWAGFADADTGQLVAAARGAGQAALRLEHAAAEVGAAKVEMVRQLVDAAKNRDAALAAADAGHPAAALGVDTVLTGLAANLGAVSDRLTTVIGPGGEGSAPATELVDPNPGAHLRTPLSLPVLSEVDGLADVDEVGAMGTGPIALPPGEYQGLLPQGGFDDVPTPPSGLAAAMKTGPIGPLPVSGTTAAGFSDAAPPQQVLPQQAAPPQQVLPQQAAPPQQVLPQQAAPLQQVVPPPQQPAPPAQPYYPPAYAPQQYAPPPPGGYQWGGPRPPHQPPQQQFQPPPQLGTPRQERESIVALFLVHMFPIGHLPVASDRPARQLPLPARGFPPHDHPESHLIDTAEALAGVRAGRWRMAGPSGEPPALDPVVGEIEDWQPGDPVVLAEGTLVDRFGPVEGRIFAADGTPYGKRSLPMAYFDTGYRRYRVRRALPMWASGERYRAIYSADELVTLGYLADITFERDEA; from the coding sequence ATGGGCATCGAGCTTCCCGGCGAGCTGGCCGAGGTGGCCGCGGCGGTCGGACTCGAGTGGCCGCAGGCGGACGAGGACGCCCTGCTGGAGCAAGCCGGGGCGTGGCGCGAGGCGGAGCGGCAGTTGTCCGCGCTGGCGTCCGAAGCGGACGTGGTCGCCAGCGAAGCGCTGACCGCGCTGTCCGGGGAGGCGGGTGAACTCGCGCGCCGGGCGTGGGCCGGGTTCGCCGACGCGGACACCGGGCAGCTGGTCGCGGCGGCCCGCGGGGCCGGGCAGGCCGCGCTGCGGCTGGAGCACGCCGCCGCCGAGGTCGGCGCGGCGAAGGTGGAAATGGTGCGCCAGCTGGTCGACGCCGCCAAGAACCGGGACGCCGCACTGGCCGCGGCCGACGCCGGGCACCCGGCGGCGGCGCTCGGCGTGGACACCGTGCTGACCGGGCTGGCGGCCAATCTCGGCGCCGTGTCGGACCGGCTGACCACGGTGATCGGCCCCGGGGGCGAAGGTTCGGCGCCCGCCACCGAGCTGGTCGACCCGAATCCGGGCGCGCACCTGCGCACCCCGCTTTCCCTGCCGGTTCTGTCCGAAGTGGACGGTCTGGCCGACGTGGACGAGGTGGGTGCGATGGGTACCGGGCCGATCGCGCTGCCGCCCGGCGAATACCAGGGACTGCTGCCGCAGGGCGGGTTCGACGACGTGCCGACGCCCCCGTCCGGGCTGGCGGCGGCGATGAAGACCGGGCCGATCGGGCCGCTGCCGGTGTCGGGCACCACCGCGGCCGGGTTCTCCGACGCGGCCCCGCCGCAACAGGTACTGCCGCAGCAAGCTGCCCCGCCGCAACAGGTACTGCCCCAGCAGGCCGCCCCGCCACAGCAGGTACTGCCCCAGCAGGCCGCGCCCCTCCAGCAGGTCGTGCCGCCACCCCAGCAGCCGGCGCCACCCGCGCAGCCGTACTACCCGCCCGCATACGCGCCCCAGCAGTACGCGCCGCCGCCACCGGGCGGCTACCAGTGGGGTGGCCCCCGGCCACCGCACCAGCCACCGCAGCAGCAGTTCCAGCCGCCACCGCAGCTCGGCACGCCGCGCCAGGAACGCGAGAGCATCGTCGCGTTGTTCCTGGTGCACATGTTCCCGATCGGGCACCTGCCGGTCGCCTCCGACCGCCCGGCCCGCCAGCTTCCCCTGCCCGCACGGGGTTTCCCGCCGCACGACCACCCCGAGTCGCACCTGATCGACACCGCCGAGGCCCTCGCCGGGGTGCGCGCGGGCCGGTGGCGGATGGCCGGGCCGTCCGGTGAACCACCCGCGCTCGACCCGGTGGTCGGCGAAATCGAGGACTGGCAGCCCGGCGATCCGGTGGTGCTGGCCGAAGGCACGCTCGTCGACCGCTTCGGGCCGGTCGAAGGGCGCATCTTCGCCGCCGACGGCACGCCGTACGGCAAGCGTTCGCTGCCGATGGCGTACTTCGACACCGGCTACCGGCGCTACCGCGTGCGCCGAGCGCTGCCGATGTGGGCGAGCGGCGAGCGCTACCGGGCGATCTACTCGGCCGACGAACTGGTCACCCTCGGCTATCTCGCCGACATCACGTTCGAAAGGGATGAGGCGTGA
- the hisN gene encoding histidinol-phosphatase — protein MPRFTEDLALAARLADAADAITTARFGALDLRVDRKPDRTPVTDADTAVEDAIRALLAVARPDDAVAGEERGGETGPTGRTWVLDPIDGTKNFLRGLPVWATLIALVEDGEPVVGLVSAPLLGRRWQAATGSGAWVRDAAGQRRISVSKVSSLEDAYLSTTHLGSWVEYHSREAYLALTDACWENRAFGDFWQHCLVAEGAIDLAAEAVVNPWDVAAAQVLVTEAGGRFSDLSGRPRYDQGSALSSNGLLHDAALGILER, from the coding sequence ATGCCGCGCTTCACCGAGGACCTGGCGCTCGCCGCCCGGCTGGCGGACGCCGCCGACGCCATCACCACCGCGCGCTTCGGCGCGCTCGATCTGCGCGTGGACCGCAAGCCCGACCGCACCCCGGTGACCGACGCGGACACCGCGGTCGAGGACGCCATCCGCGCGCTGCTGGCCGTCGCCCGCCCGGACGACGCCGTGGCCGGTGAGGAACGCGGCGGCGAGACGGGCCCGACCGGCCGCACCTGGGTGCTCGACCCGATCGACGGCACCAAGAACTTCCTGCGCGGCCTGCCCGTGTGGGCCACGCTGATCGCGCTGGTGGAGGACGGTGAACCGGTGGTCGGCCTGGTCAGCGCCCCGCTGCTGGGCCGACGCTGGCAGGCCGCGACCGGCTCGGGCGCCTGGGTCCGAGACGCCGCCGGGCAGCGCCGGATCTCCGTGTCGAAGGTGTCCTCCCTCGAAGACGCCTACCTGTCCACCACGCACCTCGGTTCCTGGGTCGAGTACCACTCCCGCGAGGCGTACCTCGCGCTCACCGACGCGTGCTGGGAGAACCGCGCCTTCGGCGACTTCTGGCAGCACTGCCTGGTCGCCGAGGGCGCCATCGACCTGGCCGCCGAGGCCGTGGTGAACCCGTGGGACGTGGCCGCCGCGCAGGTGCTGGTCACCGAGGCGGGCGGCCGGTTCAGCGATCTGTCCGGACGGCCGCGTTACGACCAGGGCTCGGCCCTGTCCTCGAACGGCCTCCTCCACGACGCGGCTTTGGGGATCCTGGAGCGCTAG
- a CDS encoding response regulator transcription factor — translation MSTVLLAEDDPAIADPLSRALQREGYTVKVVGDGPSVLDCTAADRVDLLVLDLGLPGMDGLEVCRRLRASGTELPVLMLTARTDEVDFVVGLDAGADDYVAKPFRLAELLARIRALLRRRAPDALEAGGVRMDLGARMVTVDGREVQLANKEFELLRVLMSRAGQVVSREEILAEVWNDLESKTSKTLDMHMSWLRRKLTIAGEDGLSRPGKPNDAERRIATVRGVGFRFNAE, via the coding sequence GTGAGCACGGTTCTGCTGGCTGAGGACGATCCCGCGATCGCGGATCCGCTGTCGCGCGCGTTGCAGCGCGAGGGGTACACGGTGAAGGTGGTCGGTGACGGTCCATCCGTGCTCGACTGCACCGCCGCCGACCGGGTCGACCTGCTGGTGCTCGACCTCGGTCTGCCCGGCATGGACGGGCTGGAGGTGTGCCGCCGCCTGCGGGCCAGCGGCACCGAGCTGCCGGTGCTGATGCTCACCGCGCGCACCGACGAGGTCGACTTCGTGGTCGGCCTCGACGCCGGTGCCGACGACTACGTGGCCAAGCCGTTCCGGCTGGCCGAGCTGCTCGCCCGCATCCGCGCGCTGCTGCGCCGCCGGGCGCCGGACGCGCTGGAAGCCGGTGGCGTGCGCATGGACCTCGGCGCGCGAATGGTCACTGTGGACGGTCGCGAGGTGCAGCTGGCGAACAAGGAGTTCGAGCTGCTGCGGGTGCTGATGAGCCGGGCCGGGCAGGTGGTCAGCCGCGAGGAGATCCTCGCCGAGGTGTGGAACGACCTGGAGTCCAAGACCTCCAAGACGCTGGACATGCACATGTCCTGGCTGCGCCGGAAGCTGACCATCGCCGGGGAGGACGGGTTGTCGCGGCCGGGCAAGCCGAACGACGCCGAGCGCCGGATCGCCACCGTGCGCGGGGTCGGCTTCCGCTTCAACGCCGAATAG
- a CDS encoding PH domain-containing protein, translating to MAYPDDLLSEGERVVVHKHPHFKMLVVPFLVLLITIGGGIWLATVAMDATPPWDMVWLIAIGAVGLLLIVWLFLTPFVRWRTTHFIVTTDRLIAREGVLKRTGIDIPMSRINSVRFEHGLIDRVFGCGTLIIESASDEPLTFEDIPKVEQVHTHIYREVNDNPYDDFVQQQAPPQEPPQRGRGR from the coding sequence GTGGCTTACCCAGACGATCTGCTCAGCGAAGGCGAGCGCGTCGTGGTGCACAAGCACCCGCACTTCAAGATGCTGGTGGTGCCGTTCCTGGTCCTGCTGATCACCATCGGCGGCGGGATCTGGCTGGCCACGGTGGCCATGGACGCGACGCCGCCGTGGGACATGGTGTGGCTGATCGCCATCGGTGCGGTCGGGCTGCTGCTGATCGTGTGGTTGTTCCTGACCCCGTTCGTGCGGTGGCGGACCACCCACTTCATCGTCACCACGGACCGGTTGATCGCCCGTGAGGGCGTGCTCAAGCGGACCGGGATAGACATCCCGATGTCGCGGATCAACAGCGTGCGCTTCGAGCACGGCCTGATCGACCGCGTTTTCGGCTGCGGCACGCTGATCATCGAGTCGGCCTCCGACGAACCGCTCACCTTCGAGGACATCCCGAAGGTCGAGCAGGTCCACACGCACATCTACCGCGAGGTCAACGACAACCCGTACGACGACTTCGTGCAGCAGCAGGCGCCACCGCAGGAGCCGCCGCAGCGCGGACGGGGCCGCTGA
- a CDS encoding YbaB/EbfC family nucleoid-associated protein, translating to MTEHRARVDELLADYRRSRDHLAGVQRELAAVRATASSGDGLLKATVGPQGALTGLEIGEAAYREYGPAELAREIVRLVDTAGLKAFTCAEEVLAPALPKGTDPHALLRGTADLDAAELVPDPAPAKEREAVEDESFEDQVWLDDEGWPTAGSDGR from the coding sequence GTGACCGAGCATCGAGCGCGCGTGGACGAACTGCTCGCCGACTACCGGCGCAGCCGCGACCACCTGGCCGGCGTGCAGCGGGAACTGGCCGCCGTGCGGGCCACCGCGAGCAGCGGCGACGGGCTGCTCAAGGCCACCGTCGGCCCCCAGGGCGCGCTGACCGGGCTGGAGATCGGCGAGGCCGCCTACCGCGAGTACGGGCCGGCCGAACTCGCCAGGGAGATCGTGCGGCTGGTCGACACCGCCGGGCTGAAGGCGTTCACCTGCGCCGAGGAGGTGCTGGCCCCGGCCTTGCCGAAGGGCACCGATCCGCACGCCCTGCTGCGCGGCACGGCGGATCTCGACGCCGCCGAGCTGGTGCCGGATCCCGCGCCGGCCAAGGAAAGGGAAGCCGTCGAGGACGAGAGCTTCGAGGACCAGGTCTGGCTGGACGACGAGGGCTGGCCGACCGCGGGATCGGACGGGCGGTGA
- a CDS encoding ATP-binding protein → MRRRILLAILLAVAVTGAALGIPLGVTAWLLVDNLNGEDLAARAQVIAATIDDDIAASRTLELDKLRAGVPPDGRLIVRQRNEADRFYGVDPGSDPVTVTVPIAREGTVTLESPSGPLRTTQTQVTLAVVLLVVLSVGIGTVVATVTARRLAKPLRHVADRAARLGGGDFRPDSKRYGVGELDMVAEALDSSATALAQLVQRERQLVGDVSHQLRSRLTALQLRLESLTLSDDPEVVDDARAAQEQADRLAEALDELLEAARAASEVGAEPMDLPAELPGIAEEWQQTLKAEGRNLRLRVAEGLMARATPSRLREVIGVLLDNALRHGSGTVTLAARRGDADGTVVVEVHDTGAGVPDELAPHIFERGFSGGGSTGVGLALARALAEADGGRLELSVKRPATFSLFLRVPRPADAVAAMNWPVERTPR, encoded by the coding sequence GTGCGCCGTCGCATCCTGCTCGCCATCCTGCTGGCCGTCGCGGTCACCGGGGCGGCGCTCGGCATCCCGCTCGGGGTGACCGCGTGGCTGCTGGTGGACAACCTGAACGGCGAGGACCTGGCGGCGCGGGCGCAGGTCATCGCGGCCACCATCGACGACGACATCGCCGCCAGCCGCACGCTCGAACTGGACAAGCTGCGGGCCGGTGTGCCGCCGGACGGCCGCCTCATCGTGCGGCAGCGCAACGAGGCGGACAGGTTCTACGGCGTCGACCCCGGCAGTGATCCGGTGACCGTGACCGTGCCGATCGCCCGCGAGGGCACGGTCACCCTGGAGAGCCCGTCCGGCCCGCTGCGGACCACGCAGACGCAGGTCACGCTGGCCGTGGTGCTGCTGGTGGTGCTGTCGGTGGGCATCGGCACGGTGGTCGCCACGGTCACCGCGCGGCGGCTCGCGAAGCCGTTGCGGCACGTCGCCGATCGCGCGGCACGCCTGGGCGGCGGCGACTTCCGGCCCGATTCGAAGCGGTACGGCGTCGGCGAGCTGGACATGGTCGCCGAGGCGCTGGACTCCTCGGCCACCGCGCTCGCCCAGCTGGTGCAGCGGGAACGGCAGCTGGTCGGGGACGTGTCGCACCAGCTGCGCAGCCGCCTGACCGCGTTGCAACTGCGGCTGGAGTCGCTCACCCTGTCCGACGATCCCGAGGTCGTCGACGACGCCCGCGCCGCCCAGGAGCAGGCCGACCGGCTGGCCGAAGCGCTCGACGAGCTGCTCGAAGCGGCCCGCGCGGCGAGCGAGGTCGGCGCCGAGCCGATGGACCTGCCCGCCGAGCTGCCCGGCATCGCCGAGGAATGGCAGCAGACGCTGAAGGCCGAGGGGCGCAACCTGCGGCTGCGCGTGGCCGAGGGCCTGATGGCCAGGGCGACGCCGAGCCGGTTGCGCGAGGTGATCGGGGTGCTGCTGGACAACGCGCTGCGGCACGGATCCGGCACGGTCACCCTGGCCGCGCGACGCGGCGACGCCGACGGCACGGTGGTCGTCGAGGTGCACGACACCGGGGCCGGCGTGCCGGACGAACTGGCGCCGCACATCTTCGAACGCGGGTTCTCCGGCGGCGGCTCCACCGGTGTCGGGCTGGCGCTGGCCAGGGCGCTCGCCGAAGCCGACGGCGGCAGGCTGGAACTCTCGGTCAAGCGACCGGCGACGTTCAGCCTGTTCCTGCGTGTCCCGCGCCCGGCCGACGCGGTCGCGGCGATGAACTGGCCGGTGGAGCGGACCCCGCGCTGA
- a CDS encoding biotin--[acetyl-CoA-carboxylase] ligase, with product MNHRSAPVDAAPLRAALLPPEGPYAAIDVVASTGSTNADLRAAATTDDGFQAEDRTVLIADEQTAGVGRRARDWRSPKGAGIYLSVLLRPREVSFAGLGSLAVVAGLALVDVAADLGVDAVLKWPNDVLAGPDRAKCAGVLSEALSSEEIGVVLGIGLNVLPLKEKVPPGPGGLPATSLAEQGARTTDRTEIARLLLTAFAERENRWRAAGGDLARAGLLADYRRHCATLGQGVNIITPDGGAVPGEAVDVDASGQLVLQTPGGQRRTIFAGDVVHLRPS from the coding sequence GTGAATCACCGGAGCGCCCCCGTGGACGCGGCCCCGCTGCGTGCCGCCCTTCTGCCGCCGGAAGGCCCGTACGCCGCGATCGACGTGGTGGCCAGCACCGGCTCCACCAACGCCGACCTCCGCGCCGCCGCCACCACCGACGACGGCTTCCAGGCCGAGGACCGGACCGTGCTGATCGCCGACGAGCAGACCGCCGGCGTCGGCAGGCGCGCCCGCGACTGGCGGTCGCCGAAGGGCGCGGGGATCTACCTCAGCGTGCTGCTGCGCCCGCGCGAGGTGAGCTTCGCCGGACTCGGCTCGCTCGCCGTGGTCGCCGGGCTCGCGCTCGTCGACGTGGCCGCCGACCTCGGGGTGGACGCGGTGCTGAAGTGGCCGAACGACGTGCTCGCCGGACCCGATCGGGCGAAATGCGCCGGTGTGCTGTCCGAGGCGCTGTCCTCCGAGGAGATCGGCGTGGTGCTCGGCATCGGGCTGAACGTGTTGCCGCTGAAGGAGAAGGTGCCGCCGGGCCCCGGCGGGCTGCCCGCCACCTCGCTGGCCGAGCAGGGCGCGCGCACCACCGACCGCACGGAGATCGCCCGGCTGCTGCTCACCGCGTTCGCCGAACGGGAAAACCGCTGGCGGGCGGCGGGCGGGGACCTGGCGCGGGCCGGTCTGCTGGCCGACTACCGGCGGCACTGCGCCACCCTCGGCCAGGGCGTCAACATCATCACGCCGGACGGCGGCGCGGTGCCGGGCGAGGCGGTGGACGTGGACGCGTCCGGGCAGTTGGTGCTGCAGACCCCGGGTGGTCAGCGACGCACCATCTTTGCCGGTGATGTGGTGCACCTGCGCCCCAGCTGA
- a CDS encoding C40 family peptidase translates to MANRLHRFLAGAGGRALVAVPLVGALAIGGYMLAEPESAEPVPQAAAPNPVGGGAVPAGPSTLRETAPVEAVTPAVAPNELDVWVSRLAGPLDIPPQALASYAAGELKLREERPDCHLTWVTLAGMGKAEDNHRDGSAEKAIAAGRKLCGKGVDLNTGWWKAVGAYKNDGELFRQKALGNAQLYATLSLNPELASTPTTRATRFALDQIGLPYVWGGNGPEAGAAGFDCSGLTKAAYDSAGVNLPRTADSQFRALGASAAEPALGDLVFYGNPGTRIHHVGMYVGNGLMVNAPTEGQAIQLHSYRTRGDDYAGAARP, encoded by the coding sequence GTGGCGAATCGACTCCACCGCTTTCTCGCGGGCGCGGGCGGGCGGGCACTGGTGGCAGTTCCGCTGGTGGGCGCGCTGGCGATCGGCGGGTACATGCTGGCCGAGCCCGAGTCCGCCGAACCGGTGCCGCAGGCAGCCGCGCCGAATCCGGTCGGTGGTGGCGCGGTGCCCGCCGGGCCGTCGACCCTGCGCGAGACCGCGCCGGTGGAGGCCGTGACGCCCGCGGTGGCGCCGAACGAGCTGGACGTCTGGGTTTCCCGGCTGGCCGGGCCATTGGACATTCCGCCGCAAGCGCTTGCCTCCTATGCGGCCGGAGAACTGAAGCTGCGCGAGGAACGGCCCGACTGCCACCTCACCTGGGTCACGCTGGCCGGGATGGGCAAGGCCGAGGACAACCACCGCGATGGTTCCGCCGAGAAGGCGATCGCCGCGGGCCGCAAGCTGTGCGGCAAGGGCGTCGACCTGAACACCGGCTGGTGGAAGGCCGTCGGGGCGTACAAGAACGACGGCGAACTCTTCCGGCAGAAAGCGCTCGGCAACGCGCAGCTCTACGCGACGCTCTCGCTGAACCCGGAACTCGCCTCGACCCCGACCACCCGCGCCACCCGGTTCGCGCTCGACCAGATCGGCCTGCCCTACGTCTGGGGCGGCAACGGGCCGGAGGCCGGAGCCGCCGGGTTCGACTGCTCGGGGCTGACCAAGGCCGCCTACGACAGCGCGGGCGTGAACCTGCCGCGCACGGCCGACAGCCAGTTCCGCGCGCTCGGCGCGTCGGCGGCGGAGCCCGCGCTCGGCGATCTGGTGTTCTACGGGAATCCGGGCACCCGCATCCACCACGTCGGTATGTACGTGGGCAACGGGCTGATGGTGAACGCGCCCACCGAAGGCCAGGCCATTCAACTGCACAGCTACCGCACCCGCGGTGACGACTACGCCGGAGCTGCCCGACCGTGA
- a CDS encoding GtrA family protein yields MTIVETVLSRVPKPLRPILIKHRELLKFAIVGGTTFLVDNGVWYLLKLTVLESKPTTAKAVAIIVATIVSYVLNSEWSFRTRGGRERHHEAALFFLISGVAIVVNLIPLYASRYVLDLEVPHVPFWAQEIADFTSGSIIGMLLAMVFRFWGFKKWVFPDELGHRRRDGDDTDDSDGNNEGAEVHEFPAR; encoded by the coding sequence GTGACCATTGTCGAGACGGTGCTCAGTCGCGTCCCGAAACCGCTGCGCCCGATCCTGATCAAGCACCGGGAGCTGCTGAAGTTCGCGATCGTCGGCGGCACCACCTTCCTGGTCGACAACGGAGTCTGGTACCTGCTCAAGCTGACCGTGCTGGAGTCCAAGCCGACCACGGCCAAGGCCGTCGCGATCATCGTCGCGACGATCGTGTCGTACGTGCTCAACAGCGAGTGGTCGTTCCGCACCAGGGGTGGCCGCGAACGCCATCACGAAGCCGCGCTGTTCTTCCTGATCAGCGGCGTGGCGATCGTGGTGAACCTGATCCCGCTGTACGCCTCCAGATACGTGCTCGACCTCGAAGTGCCGCACGTGCCGTTCTGGGCGCAGGAGATCGCCGACTTCACCAGCGGCTCGATCATCGGCATGCTGCTGGCGATGGTCTTCCGGTTCTGGGGCTTCAAGAAGTGGGTGTTCCCGGACGAGCTGGGCCACCGCCGCCGGGATGGCGACGACACCGACGACAGTGATGGCAACAACGAAGGCGCCGAGGTCCACGAGTTCCCCGCCCGCTGA